Genomic DNA from Hymenobacter jejuensis:
TTTTGCAAATACTAGAAGGGGCGCAGGAAGAAGTTGAGGCACTATTTGACCGCATCCAACAAGACCCGCGCCACGAAGGCATCCGAGTAGTGGTGCGCGGTCCGGTGCGTAGGCGCGAGTTCCCGCACTGGGGCATGGGTTTCAGCCAGTTGAGCTATCCCATATTAGCCCGGCTACGCCAACTGGTGCGGCATTCCCAAGCCGCAGTCGACAGCACCCGCACCGCGCTTTCCCTGCGCGACTTGTTACAGCCTTTCGTGCTGCACGCGGTCGCTCGGGAATAGCAACGGACGCACCAGCCTGGCATCGCCGCCAGCGCTACGCCTGATCCTGAAAGTGATACAGGAAAGTGATTACCCCGGTGTAAGCGGGCTTTTTAGAATCCAGAATTTCCAGCGTTACGCTCAGGCGAGCCTTGGCAATGCCGCGCAGGTTGGCCACCGAGAGCAACGTGGCCCGCAGGCGCACCTGGCTGTTTACGGTCACGGCCTGGTTGAAGCGCAACTGCTCGATCTCGTAGTTGACCTGCATTTTCAGGTTCTCAATGGCCACGATTTGCTGCCACAGAAAAGGCAGCAGGGCCACGGTGAGGTAGCCGTGGGCAATGGTAGCCTGAAACGGCGACTCGGCCTTGGCGCGTTCGGCATCCACATGAATCCACTGGTGATCGAGGGTGGCATCCGCAAACTGATTGATCTGCTCTTGGGTGATGGTATGGTAGGCCGAAACGCCCATTTCGTGGCCCACGTGGCTTTCGAGTTCGGGGAGGCTGCGGATGGTCAGAATAGACATAGGACGAGAATCAGGGTGGAAAAAAAGAGCCGCAAACATACGCCCGGAACCGCTTTGTACGCACGCAGACTGCCGAGTAACAATAATTCTTAACTCAGGCCGCCGACAGCGGGGCCAACGGTTTCGCTCCTGCTGCCGATGGCCCCGTTGTCGGCAATAATCACATATGCCGCTTTCTACTTGACTATCAATCATTTATATTCAAGGCGCGCCGTTGTAACGGACTATAGCCCCGGCCGCACCACCATGACCAACACCCGAAAAGCGCCCATTGAGCTTGGCAAAGCCGAGTTCCAAGCAATTGGCCATCAGCTAGTTGATGCCATCGCCAATTTTCTCGATGCCATTGAGGAGCAGCCCGTAACAACCGGTGAGGCACCCAAGCAGCTTCAGGCGTTGCTGCCGCCGGCCTTGCTGCCCGAAAATGGCGCTTCGGCCACAGAAGTCCTGGCGAAAGCGACCAATCTGGTCCTAAACCATTCTCTGCTGAACGGGCACCCTAAATTTCTGGGCTACATCACGTCTTCCGCTGCGCCTCTTGGAGCGCTGGCGGATCTGTTGGCGGCGGCAGTTAATGCCAATGTAGGCGCACAGATATTGAGCCCCATTGCTACCGAAATCGAAAAACAAACTATTCGTTGGCTGGCCGAATTCATAGGCGTTTCGCCGACGTACGGCGGCATACTGGTCAGTGGTGGCAACATGGCCAATTTCACGGCCTTCGTAGCGGCCCGAACAGCCAAAGCGCCCGGCAATACCAAAGAAGACGGCTTAGGCAACGCGTCTTCGCAGTTGATCGTGTACTGCTCCAAAATGACCCATACGTGGGTAGAAAAAGCGGCCGTGTTGTTTGGGTTGGGCTCCAAAGCCATTCGGTGGATCCCAACCGACGCGGCCTATAAAATGGATCACCAAATTCTGGAGCAAACAATCCAAGATGATCTGCAAAAGGGCCATACGCCCATCATGGTCATCGGCACCGCTGGCGACGTGAGCACGGGCGTGGTAGACGATCTGCAAGCCTTGGCGGCCATTTGCAAAACCTACACCCTCTGGTTTCACATCGATGGGGCCTACGGCGCGCCGGCCGCTGTGCTTCCCGAGCTAAAAACCCTGTTTGCGGGCATGGAAGAGGCTGATTCCATTGCTCTTGACCCTCACAAATGGCTGTATAGTCCGCTGGAGGCCGGCTGCACGTTGGTAAAAAACGAGAACTACTTGCGCGACACGTTCAGCTCGCATCCCGTTTACTACAACTTCGATAGTACGGAAGAAGACGCCGTGCACAATTACTACGAATACGGTCTCCAAAACTCGCGGGGCTTTCGGGCCTTGAAAGTTTGGGTAGCGCTGCAACACGTAGGCCGAAGCGGCTATGTAGAAATGATCAGGCAGGACATAGAACTCGCCAACTACCTTTTCAGCCTAGCGGAAAAGCACCCCGAGCTACAAGCCATTACGCACAACCTGAGCATTGTTACGCTGCAATACGTTCCGAAAAGCATAACAAGGGACTCAGAAAACAACAAATTGTATATCAATGACTTAAACAAAGAACTATTAAACCGCCTGCAAGTCGGAGGCGAAGCATTTCTGTCGAATGCGGTGGTAAACGATAGGTATTGCCTACGGGGGTGCGTGGTGAATTTTAGAACATCAAAAAAGGATATCGAGGAGATTATCGAAATCATAGTCCGGGAAGGCAGAGAGCTGCACAAAAGCTTCCGGAATAGTTTGAATATGAGCGCCTAGCGCTTCATCGGGTGAGGCTGGCCGGGTGCTTGTTACAAACTTAACTTCACTACCACGGCCGTGGAGCCGCCCAAATCGTCGTCCGTAACGAGTAGCAACTGGTAGTGCTTGGGCCCCAGCACTTTCTGCACGGTTACGCTTTCTACTTTTCCGGTATAGGCCGCGCCCGTTGGCAAAACCAGATGGGCCAGTTGCAGGGGCACAGGAGTGGCAGCCCGCCGCGCCAGATCCAGTACGCCCACGAAGCTGCCGAGCACTTCGCCGTCGGCCACGGGGTCGCTGGTATCTTCCACGGAAGCGGTAACCAACAGCAGATCATGCGAATACGAGGCACCCGAAAACCCGGCTGGCTTGCCGTTGAGGTCTGGCAACTCGTAAAACTGCCGCTGTACTGCGGGTGGCTGCTCGGTTCGCTGCCGGATATAATCGAGGGTAGCGCCCAACGGCAAAAAGAAAACCAAGTTACCAACTGCCGAACCCACCGTACGCTGAAACAACAACAGCTCGGTATCCGTGGCCGCCGCCGCCTCCAGGTTAAGCGCAATGCCCGCCGGCAAATACTGCCGCAGCAAACCATATAAGTTGCTCAACGACAAGGGGTAAACTGTTGCGCCTGCGTCGGAGCCGCCGGGCAGCGTTACCCAAAAGCCTACCTCACGGGCCGGCGTTGCTCCGGAGCCGCACACGAGCAAGCCCTTCTCGCCTGCCGGCGTGGTGAAGGCCGTAAGGCATTCCAGATCGGGCTTCAGGGCTTTGGGGATGCGACCGGTGCTGAAATGCGCGGTTTCGAACAGCGTGATTTGTTCGCCTTTGGTCAGGGAATTGGCTTTGAAAGCGTACAGATACGGGGCATCGTCGCCGATGATATAAGCCGTATCACCGACCACCTCCACCCCGGAAGCCGACGGCAGATTGGGCAAGTTAATCTGTTGAAGGATAAGAGCTTGCATCGTTAGTTCGCCGTCGACTCCGGAAGAATAGAAGGGGTTTATCTGTTCGTAATCGTAAACTCCACGCGCCGGTTGAGGCGGCGGGTTTCCTCGCGGGCGTTGCTGGCACGTGGTTTCGAGCCGCCGTAGCCGACGGTTGTGATGCGGTTTTCGCCGATGCCGCGGGTCACGAGGTAGCGCTTTACTTCGGCTACGCGATCTTCCGAGAGCTTCAGATTTTTGTCGGCGGGCCCTACGTTGTCGGTGTGGCCTTCCAGCCGAATGTTCACCGCAGGGTTGTCGATCAGGGTGCGCGCCAAGCGGTTGAGCTCGCTGTAAGAAGCCGGCAACAAGTCGTACTTGCCCTGGGCGAAAATCAGCGTCGGCAGTTCCAGCCGCGACCCAACGGCCGCCGGCACCAGCAACAAGTCGCGGCTAACCGAGCCCACCATCCTAACGGTATCGGTAGCCGTCAGGAAACCTCCGCTGATGGCCGTAATTCGGTATTGGCCGGCGGGCAAGGAGAACTGGAAATTACCGCCCGATGGCTCGCTGCGGGCCGTAGCATTAAAAACGATGTTGTCGCCGAGGCGAACCACTTTTACTTCCGCCGCGATGGGTTTGCGCGTGCCGGCGTCCAGCACATGCCCCGTCAGCAACGTGCGCACCGCCACGGGCGGCGCTGCAGGCTTGGCCGTATCGGCGGGCGCCACCACCGGGGCCACTCCTACTTCGGCGCGGTACAGGTCGGTGGGGCCATTGGGCGTGCGGCTGGAGGCAAAGAAAGCATGTTTGCCGTTGGGTTCGAGAATAAAATATGCGTCAAATCCGGCCCCGTTGATGGGCGCGCCCAAGTTGCGCGGCTCGCTCCAGTTGGTCCAAGATTCGTCCAGACGATTGCTCACGAATATGTCGGCGCTGCCGTAGCCCGCGTGCCCATACGACGAGAAATACAGCCTTTTACCATCGGGCGAAAGCCACGGCGCAAACTCAAAGCCCGGCGAATTGACTATGCTTCCCAAGCTGCGCGGCTCAGTCCAGGAGCCATCGCCGGCAGGCAAACTAACGTACAAATCGTTAAGCCCTTGTGAATCAGCACGTTCTAATGAAAGAAGCAGTACCTTCTCGTCCGGGGTCTGAAAGAATGTGGTGGCCGTACCCGCCGAGTAATAGTTCTCAATATCAAGAGGTTGCGGCACGGCGGCTTTCCCCTTGGCGTTGCGGGCGACTTGTGACACGCCTTCGTCTCGGAAAGAGCCGTCGCGTTCGTACGTGCCGCGCACCACCAGCGTGTTGCCATTGCCCACGACAGCCATCACGCCGTTGTTTTGGGGCGTGTTGAGCGCGTCGAGGCGAGTGGCAGGGCCCCAGGTCTTGCCATTGTCGGCGGTGGTGCTTACCCAGATGTCGCCGGAATCGGTGTTGCCTTCGGTGTTGCCGGTGTACTTTGTGCGCGTCAGGTACAGCGTGCGGTTATCGGGCGTAATGACGGGTTGCAGCTCGTTGCCAGGCGTACTTACCGCCGAGAGCGCTTCGGGCGTGCCATACTGACTACCATCGACGGTGAGGCGCAGCTTAAACAAGCGCCATTGCTGCGTCGCTCGGTTTGCCGGCTTCTGCGAAACCACGGGGGTCCCATTGGCCTTGTCGGCCGTAGCGATGGCGGCACATTTATCATTGCCGCGGCTTACCAGCTGCAAGCTTCCCATCGGGCCGGCGGGCACCAGCGCCCACTGTTGGTACAAGCTACCCGACCAAGGACGCTGCACTAGCGCAGCATTTTCGGCCGGCCCTTCAGAAGTAAGGCATTTGCCGCTGTTTTTGGCCTCAATTCGGAAGAATACGCTGCCCGGCGTAACCCGTACGAAGCGCCACTGCTGGCTGGGCGAATGCGTAAACTCCCACTGCACCGTGGCGGCGCCCGCTTCCGCCGAAGAGTTTGTAACGTCCAGCGAAAGGCCACTGCTGCGGGCAATGATGCCGTACCACGCAGATTCGTCGATGGTAAAATCGACCTGCTGGGCCTGTAGCGGCCCGGTGGTCAGAAGGACGAAC
This window encodes:
- a CDS encoding BLUF domain-containing protein, with protein sequence MLYSLIYTSQATVPLDEESRRLLLAQARSFNTARHLTGVLLHADGHFLQILEGAQEEVEALFDRIQQDPRHEGIRVVVRGPVRRREFPHWGMGFSQLSYPILARLRQLVRHSQAAVDSTRTALSLRDLLQPFVLHAVARE
- a CDS encoding RICIN domain-containing protein, which codes for MNHSLFRSLFLLFVLLTTGPLQAQQVDFTIDESAWYGIIARSSGLSLDVTNSSAEAGAATVQWEFTHSPSQQWRFVRVTPGSVFFRIEAKNSGKCLTSEGPAENAALVQRPWSGSLYQQWALVPAGPMGSLQLVSRGNDKCAAIATADKANGTPVVSQKPANRATQQWRLFKLRLTVDGSQYGTPEALSAVSTPGNELQPVITPDNRTLYLTRTKYTGNTEGNTDSGDIWVSTTADNGKTWGPATRLDALNTPQNNGVMAVVGNGNTLVVRGTYERDGSFRDEGVSQVARNAKGKAAVPQPLDIENYYSAGTATTFFQTPDEKVLLLSLERADSQGLNDLYVSLPAGDGSWTEPRSLGSIVNSPGFEFAPWLSPDGKRLYFSSYGHAGYGSADIFVSNRLDESWTNWSEPRNLGAPINGAGFDAYFILEPNGKHAFFASSRTPNGPTDLYRAEVGVAPVVAPADTAKPAAPPVAVRTLLTGHVLDAGTRKPIAAEVKVVRLGDNIVFNATARSEPSGGNFQFSLPAGQYRITAISGGFLTATDTVRMVGSVSRDLLLVPAAVGSRLELPTLIFAQGKYDLLPASYSELNRLARTLIDNPAVNIRLEGHTDNVGPADKNLKLSEDRVAEVKRYLVTRGIGENRITTVGYGGSKPRASNAREETRRLNRRVEFTITNR
- a CDS encoding DUF6929 family protein, whose translation is MQALILQQINLPNLPSASGVEVVGDTAYIIGDDAPYLYAFKANSLTKGEQITLFETAHFSTGRIPKALKPDLECLTAFTTPAGEKGLLVCGSGATPAREVGFWVTLPGGSDAGATVYPLSLSNLYGLLRQYLPAGIALNLEAAAATDTELLLFQRTVGSAVGNLVFFLPLGATLDYIRQRTEQPPAVQRQFYELPDLNGKPAGFSGASYSHDLLLVTASVEDTSDPVADGEVLGSFVGVLDLARRAATPVPLQLAHLVLPTGAAYTGKVESVTVQKVLGPKHYQLLLVTDDDLGGSTAVVVKLSL
- a CDS encoding pyridoxal phosphate-dependent decarboxylase family protein, with amino-acid sequence MTNTRKAPIELGKAEFQAIGHQLVDAIANFLDAIEEQPVTTGEAPKQLQALLPPALLPENGASATEVLAKATNLVLNHSLLNGHPKFLGYITSSAAPLGALADLLAAAVNANVGAQILSPIATEIEKQTIRWLAEFIGVSPTYGGILVSGGNMANFTAFVAARTAKAPGNTKEDGLGNASSQLIVYCSKMTHTWVEKAAVLFGLGSKAIRWIPTDAAYKMDHQILEQTIQDDLQKGHTPIMVIGTAGDVSTGVVDDLQALAAICKTYTLWFHIDGAYGAPAAVLPELKTLFAGMEEADSIALDPHKWLYSPLEAGCTLVKNENYLRDTFSSHPVYYNFDSTEEDAVHNYYEYGLQNSRGFRALKVWVALQHVGRSGYVEMIRQDIELANYLFSLAEKHPELQAITHNLSIVTLQYVPKSITRDSENNKLYINDLNKELLNRLQVGGEAFLSNAVVNDRYCLRGCVVNFRTSKKDIEEIIEIIVREGRELHKSFRNSLNMSA
- a CDS encoding MaoC family dehydratase, producing the protein MSILTIRSLPELESHVGHEMGVSAYHTITQEQINQFADATLDHQWIHVDAERAKAESPFQATIAHGYLTVALLPFLWQQIVAIENLKMQVNYEIEQLRFNQAVTVNSQVRLRATLLSVANLRGIAKARLSVTLEILDSKKPAYTGVITFLYHFQDQA